Proteins found in one archaeon genomic segment:
- a CDS encoding prefoldin subunit beta, with amino-acid sequence MSQPELPPLLREQLARYDQTQQNLQAVMVQKQQVELELGETEKALEELGKAVDSEAIYKFAGNLLVKVQKDSVVKELTEKKELANTRKMVLAKQETRFRESLKDLQSKIDEAVKVRPSQAQPPGDA; translated from the coding sequence TTGAGTCAGCCTGAGCTTCCCCCACTTCTCAGAGAGCAGCTGGCGCGATACGACCAGACCCAGCAGAACCTCCAGGCGGTCATGGTCCAGAAGCAACAGGTGGAGCTGGAGCTCGGCGAGACGGAGAAGGCGCTCGAGGAACTGGGGAAGGCGGTCGACTCGGAGGCGATTTACAAGTTTGCTGGGAACCTGCTCGTGAAGGTCCAGAAGGACTCGGTAGTGAAAGAGCTCACGGAGAAGAAGGAGCTCGCGAACACGAGGAAGATGGTACTGGCGAAGCAGGAGACGCGCTTCAGGGAGAGCCTTAAGGACCTCCAGTCCAAGATTGACGAGGCTGTGAAGGTGAGGCCTTCGCAGGCACAGCCCCCAGGCGACGCCTAG
- a CDS encoding ABC transporter ATP-binding protein, which yields MIEFRGVTFIHQNGVKALDSVSLAVSPGETVAIVGENGAGKTTLVKHVTGLLKPTEGSVLVDGRDTREQSTAQLSRKVGVAFQNPDHQLFSETVEKEMAFALQNFGFPQGSVEKRITRGLGLFGLEQYRNVSPLVLSGGEKKRLTLACILAWDPEVVILDEPTVGQDAIQKEKLAGTIRMLSSAGKTVIVVSHDIEFLWPMQPRVVVMKRGRVVADGPAKAVMLQKELLDSARVVQPQLVALFEELAGGPGIPFVDPLDVRRWEGGRR from the coding sequence GTGATCGAGTTCAGAGGGGTGACGTTCATACATCAGAACGGGGTGAAGGCCCTGGACTCGGTGAGCCTGGCAGTAAGCCCGGGCGAGACCGTCGCCATCGTGGGGGAGAACGGGGCAGGCAAGACCACCTTGGTCAAGCACGTGACCGGTCTCCTGAAGCCGACAGAAGGCTCGGTCCTGGTCGACGGGAGGGACACGCGGGAGCAGAGCACGGCTCAGCTCTCAAGGAAAGTCGGGGTCGCCTTCCAGAATCCGGACCACCAGCTCTTCTCAGAGACGGTAGAGAAGGAGATGGCCTTCGCCCTCCAGAACTTCGGTTTCCCGCAGGGGTCGGTCGAAAAGAGGATTACTCGCGGGCTCGGCCTCTTCGGTCTCGAGCAGTACAGGAACGTGTCTCCCCTTGTGCTCAGCGGCGGGGAGAAGAAGCGGCTGACCCTCGCCTGCATCCTTGCTTGGGACCCGGAGGTCGTGATCCTGGACGAGCCAACTGTCGGACAGGACGCGATTCAGAAGGAGAAGCTCGCCGGCACGATACGAATGCTCAGTTCGGCGGGGAAGACCGTGATCGTGGTCTCGCACGACATCGAGTTCCTCTGGCCGATGCAGCCGAGGGTCGTAGTAATGAAGAGAGGGAGGGTCGTAGCCGACGGACCCGCGAAGGCCGTGATGCTCCAGAAGGAGCTGTTGGATTCAGCCCGGGTCGTCCAGCCGCAGCTCGTTGCGCTCTTCGAGGAACTCGCGGGCGGGCCGGGAATTCCCTTCGTGGACCCCCTGGACGTTCGAAGATGGGAGGGAGGTCGACGCTAG
- a CDS encoding CTP-dependent riboflavin kinase, protein MGALVVGRVFSGIGKGRYYVGHPEYQKRFKEALGYRPYPGTLNVKLESPESSRALNEARGGVVIRPFTFEGESFSGLECFEGSLLGERAAFLRIEITHYNATVAELVSPVYLRGKLGVKDGDLVEFAMDGAGLTGEGRRRAPGRRPSSRGSS, encoded by the coding sequence ATGGGCGCTCTGGTGGTGGGCAGGGTCTTCAGCGGGATTGGGAAAGGCAGGTACTACGTGGGCCACCCAGAGTACCAGAAGAGGTTCAAGGAGGCCCTTGGATACAGGCCCTACCCGGGGACCCTGAACGTCAAGCTCGAGAGTCCCGAGTCCTCTAGAGCCCTGAACGAGGCCAGGGGGGGAGTTGTGATCAGGCCGTTCACGTTCGAGGGGGAGAGCTTCAGCGGCCTGGAGTGCTTCGAGGGGTCGCTCCTGGGGGAGAGGGCTGCCTTCCTGCGGATCGAGATAACTCACTACAACGCGACGGTCGCGGAGCTGGTCTCGCCCGTCTACCTTAGGGGAAAGTTGGGGGTCAAGGATGGGGACCTGGTCGAGTTTGCGATGGACGGAGCAGGGCTCACCGGAGAAGGGCGGAGACGTGCACCGGGTCGCCGTCCTTCAAGCCGAGGGTCCTCCTGA
- a CDS encoding flavin reductase family protein, whose amino-acid sequence MKVPPELVHRLFYPQVPVVFAASHQGRVSGMAVVSYLAAASKPPTVMVSCAERSYTLRLALKSHAFSLSVLDRSHRESVEALAAHSGSKVRDKLASAGLGHSPGRKVKAPVIKEAAATLECKVVDSINIGDHAVVVGRIVSSNAGNAFASSWDYTKYSPLLYAGWMSGLTSYDGPF is encoded by the coding sequence GTGAAGGTGCCGCCGGAGCTGGTCCACAGGCTCTTCTACCCTCAGGTCCCTGTGGTCTTCGCAGCCTCCCACCAGGGGAGGGTCTCGGGAATGGCCGTCGTCTCGTACCTAGCCGCAGCCTCAAAGCCCCCCACCGTCATGGTCTCCTGTGCGGAGCGAAGTTACACTCTGCGCCTCGCTTTGAAGTCCCATGCGTTTTCTCTTTCCGTCCTGGACCGGAGTCACCGGGAGTCGGTCGAGGCGCTGGCGGCCCACAGCGGCTCCAAGGTCCGGGACAAGCTCGCTTCCGCGGGGCTCGGGCACTCGCCCGGGAGGAAAGTGAAAGCGCCTGTCATCAAGGAGGCAGCTGCGACCCTCGAGTGCAAGGTTGTCGACTCGATCAATATTGGAGATCATGCGGTGGTGGTTGGGCGGATTGTCTCTTCGAACGCGGGGAATGCCTTCGCCTCTAGTTGGGATTACACGAAGTACAGCCCTCTCTTGTACGCTGGCTGGATGAGTGGCTTGACCTCCTACGACGGACCTTTCTGA
- a CDS encoding energy-coupling factor transporter transmembrane protein EcfT yields the protein MMWLSGGFVFRRGTSVYHRLDPRVKLLISALLFTTTLLAKYLYELGLVILFMVALSVVASILRRIARTMALTATFSAFIFLINLFVSRNFATSELYALRFVAIVASTSLFFLTTSPDELEQVMKTFRLPRDVVFAFVTAVRFIPVMMLDTLQIMDAQKSRGLELEKGNILRRARNMVPILIPLVVNSVIRSGELAEAMESRGYGAVARPTSLVEYRTSWRDRFVALAAVVLFILTAYSFYFVLPAELA from the coding sequence ATGATGTGGCTCAGCGGGGGGTTCGTGTTCAGGAGGGGGACCTCGGTCTACCACCGCCTCGACCCCCGGGTGAAGCTGCTCATCTCGGCCCTGCTCTTTACTACGACCCTGCTCGCGAAGTACCTCTACGAGCTGGGCCTCGTGATCCTGTTCATGGTCGCTCTCTCGGTGGTCGCGTCGATCCTCAGGAGGATTGCGAGGACGATGGCCCTCACCGCGACCTTTTCGGCCTTCATCTTCCTCATCAACCTCTTCGTCTCGAGGAACTTTGCGACCTCAGAGCTCTATGCACTGAGGTTCGTGGCCATCGTTGCCTCGACGAGCCTCTTCTTCCTCACGACATCGCCAGACGAGCTCGAGCAGGTGATGAAGACGTTCAGGCTCCCCAGGGACGTTGTCTTCGCCTTCGTGACTGCCGTCAGGTTCATCCCGGTCATGATGCTCGACACCCTTCAGATCATGGACGCGCAGAAGTCCAGGGGACTCGAGCTGGAGAAGGGGAACATCCTGAGGCGGGCGAGGAACATGGTCCCGATTCTCATCCCCCTCGTGGTCAACTCTGTGATCAGGAGCGGAGAGCTGGCCGAGGCGATGGAGTCAAGGGGCTACGGGGCCGTCGCGAGGCCCACCTCCCTGGTCGAGTACAGGACGAGCTGGAGGGACAGGTTCGTCGCCCTGGCCGCGGTGGTGCTCTTCATCCTGACCGCCTACTCCTTTTATTTTGTCCTGCCTGCCGAGCTCGCATGA
- a CDS encoding DHH family phosphoesterase produces the protein MRAGASGQFPYVDPKTIRRAAVLCHRNADADAYLSAFALSALLRSISPGCDVDIVTPEGMTTLTTKLSRKFEHRVVEEGGEDYDLYVAVDVGDTELLKGWLEKMKASKGLKVLVDHHPLRDREAYDHVVVDESATSAAEVVYSIFEELGVKVDRLTAQALLEAVMFDSSHLAIAGPGALRTVVKLIDAGADIGDARRELRSEPDYGEVLAKLKGAKRLRIYKLGPWVAATSLVGSFQAHVARGLVYLGADVAIVGGEAEGETRVSMRSTQRFLDRAGVQLGTQVAEAATKKIGGHGGGHATAASFATSVGEEEAVAAALGAVSGLLSEEAREIE, from the coding sequence ATGAGAGCCGGAGCGTCCGGCCAGTTCCCGTATGTGGACCCCAAGACGATCAGGAGGGCCGCAGTCCTCTGTCACAGGAACGCCGACGCAGACGCATACCTCTCAGCTTTCGCGCTATCTGCTCTGCTGAGGAGCATCTCGCCTGGCTGCGATGTGGACATCGTGACTCCCGAAGGGATGACGACCCTGACGACAAAGCTGAGCAGGAAGTTCGAGCACAGGGTCGTGGAGGAGGGAGGCGAGGACTACGACCTCTACGTCGCGGTCGACGTTGGAGACACGGAGCTCCTAAAGGGGTGGCTCGAGAAGATGAAGGCGAGCAAGGGGCTGAAGGTACTGGTCGACCACCACCCACTTAGGGACAGGGAGGCCTACGACCATGTGGTCGTGGACGAGTCGGCGACCTCCGCCGCTGAGGTGGTCTACTCGATCTTTGAGGAATTGGGGGTCAAAGTTGACAGGCTGACCGCTCAGGCGCTCCTGGAGGCGGTGATGTTCGACTCGTCCCATCTTGCCATCGCGGGCCCCGGGGCCCTGAGGACGGTGGTCAAGCTCATCGACGCTGGGGCAGACATCGGGGACGCGCGGAGGGAACTGCGGAGCGAGCCGGACTACGGCGAAGTCCTTGCCAAGCTCAAAGGCGCCAAGAGGCTCAGGATCTACAAGCTGGGCCCATGGGTCGCTGCGACGAGCCTCGTGGGCTCGTTCCAGGCGCACGTCGCGAGGGGGTTGGTGTACCTCGGGGCGGACGTCGCCATAGTCGGTGGAGAGGCCGAGGGAGAGACCAGGGTGAGCATGAGGTCCACGCAGAGGTTCCTCGACAGGGCCGGGGTCCAGCTCGGAACTCAGGTCGCGGAGGCGGCTACGAAGAAGATCGGGGGGCATGGGGGCGGGCACGCCACTGCCGCGTCTTTCGCCACGAGCGTAGGGGAGGAGGAGGCGGTGGCTGCGGCGTTGGGAGCGGTCTCGGGTCTTCTGTCCGAAGAGGCCAGGGAAATCGAGTAG
- a CDS encoding ABC transporter ATP-binding protein: MLEIEGLSFRYADAPRAAVAGFDLKVREGEIVVLAGPSGCGKSTLLRAVNGLIPHMYSGEYKGDVRVGGTPVRDASMKDLAQTVGFLFQNPENQIFMFTVERDVAFGLENLGVGRPEMRERVDEALGLLGIEDIAQRAPYELSDGQKQRVALAGVLAMRPRLVILDEPTSLLDPKTAGELVGLVASLRREVGTSFLVVEHRLELLVGVADRVVVMSEGAKVMEGSPGEVLLGGESEKYGVSVPALVEVQRMLRADGVQLGERPLGARELARALESARK, from the coding sequence TTGCTCGAGATAGAAGGTCTGAGCTTCAGGTACGCCGACGCGCCGAGAGCTGCTGTCGCGGGGTTCGACCTCAAGGTCCGGGAGGGGGAGATCGTCGTCCTCGCTGGCCCCTCGGGCTGCGGCAAGTCGACGCTGCTCAGGGCGGTCAACGGCCTGATACCCCACATGTACTCGGGGGAGTACAAGGGAGACGTGAGGGTCGGGGGGACCCCGGTCCGCGACGCCTCGATGAAGGACCTGGCGCAGACGGTCGGTTTCCTCTTTCAGAACCCTGAGAACCAGATATTCATGTTCACGGTCGAGAGGGACGTGGCCTTCGGGCTCGAGAACCTCGGCGTAGGCAGGCCGGAGATGAGAGAGCGGGTTGACGAGGCGCTGGGTCTCCTGGGGATAGAGGACATCGCTCAGAGGGCCCCCTACGAGCTCTCCGACGGGCAGAAGCAGAGGGTGGCGCTGGCCGGGGTCCTCGCCATGAGGCCGAGGCTCGTGATCCTCGACGAGCCGACGTCGCTGCTCGACCCAAAGACGGCAGGTGAGCTCGTGGGGCTCGTTGCGAGCCTGAGGAGGGAGGTGGGGACTTCTTTCCTTGTCGTGGAGCACAGGCTCGAACTCCTGGTCGGGGTCGCAGACAGGGTGGTCGTGATGAGCGAGGGGGCCAAGGTCATGGAAGGGAGCCCGGGCGAAGTCCTCTTGGGCGGGGAGTCGGAGAAGTACGGGGTGTCCGTCCCCGCTCTCGTCGAGGTGCAGAGGATGCTGAGGGCCGACGGCGTCCAGCTGGGGGAAAGGCCACTGGGCGCCCGTGAGCTCGCTCGGGCGTTGGAGAGTGCGCGGAAGTGA
- a CDS encoding DUF120 domain-containing protein — protein sequence MNARQNSADLPTLAELAKLGAARGGVVVSSAALGKAMGVTQQAASRRLVILEGSGLIVRSHAGRGLRVALTPAGRRKVLEFYSGLRAAFEEEEKLDFTGKVFRGLGEGGYYVSLKGYALPFRRALGFIPFPGTLNLRLEEAEQIAQRARLPFMEGVEVRGFKDGRRTFGPVKCFRAVIEGKHAGAVLAIERTHYDDTVLEVISPLDLRRTLGLKDGDPVHVSALLR from the coding sequence TTGAATGCCCGCCAGAACTCCGCCGACCTCCCGACACTCGCGGAGTTGGCAAAGCTCGGCGCAGCCCGAGGCGGGGTGGTCGTCTCCTCTGCGGCCCTCGGCAAGGCCATGGGCGTCACGCAGCAGGCAGCGTCAAGGCGCCTCGTCATCCTGGAGGGGTCGGGTCTCATAGTCCGCTCCCACGCTGGGAGGGGACTCAGGGTCGCCCTTACTCCTGCGGGGAGGAGAAAGGTCCTGGAGTTCTATTCCGGGCTCAGGGCCGCCTTCGAAGAGGAAGAGAAGCTCGACTTCACGGGAAAGGTCTTCAGAGGCCTCGGCGAAGGCGGATACTACGTCTCCTTGAAGGGCTACGCCCTGCCCTTCCGAAGAGCTCTCGGTTTCATCCCGTTCCCCGGCACGCTCAACCTCCGTCTAGAAGAAGCGGAACAAATCGCGCAGCGCGCGCGGCTCCCGTTCATGGAAGGGGTGGAGGTCCGTGGCTTCAAGGACGGACGGAGGACCTTCGGGCCAGTCAAGTGCTTCCGGGCGGTCATCGAGGGAAAACATGCCGGCGCGGTCCTTGCCATCGAGCGGACTCACTACGACGACACTGTTCTCGAGGTGATCTCGCCCCTCGACCTCAGGAGGACCCTCGGCTTGAAGGACGGCGACCCGGTGCACGTCTCCGCCCTTCTCCGGTGA
- the npdG gene encoding NADPH-dependent F420 reductase produces MKVAIIGGTGKMGIGLGTQLAKSHEVLIGSRDPAKANAAAAGIKGARGTDYTTAAKEADVAIIAIPFSAIDSVDHLAGPLSGKLVISIVNPIKLEGDRLVYGLKSGSAAEALAKRLPRSKVATAFNNVTAGFFKSARAAELDVLIAADSMETFQAAAQLVRSIPGLRPLYAGPLSEAQTVERVTPLILNLARYNDTGSLSTKFVSQRDQKGPS; encoded by the coding sequence GTGAAGGTCGCGATAATCGGGGGGACCGGTAAGATGGGCATCGGCTTGGGGACACAGCTGGCGAAGAGCCATGAGGTCCTGATCGGGTCGAGGGACCCTGCGAAGGCCAACGCAGCAGCGGCAGGAATCAAGGGAGCCAGGGGGACTGACTACACCACAGCCGCCAAGGAGGCCGACGTGGCCATAATCGCGATTCCTTTCTCTGCCATCGACTCCGTGGACCACCTGGCAGGGCCGCTTTCGGGGAAGCTCGTCATCTCGATCGTCAACCCAATCAAGCTGGAAGGTGACAGGCTCGTCTATGGACTCAAGTCAGGCTCGGCAGCGGAAGCCCTTGCCAAGAGGCTCCCAAGGAGCAAAGTAGCGACTGCGTTCAACAACGTGACAGCGGGATTCTTCAAGAGCGCCCGGGCCGCCGAACTCGACGTTCTCATTGCAGCGGACTCGATGGAGACCTTCCAGGCTGCCGCCCAGCTGGTCAGAAGCATACCAGGCCTCAGGCCACTCTACGCGGGCCCGCTCTCTGAGGCGCAGACGGTCGAGAGGGTCACGCCCCTGATCCTCAACTTGGCGAGGTACAACGACACGGGCAGCCTCTCGACCAAGTTCGTTTCTCAGAGAGATCAGAAAGGTCCGTCGTAG
- a CDS encoding NUDIX domain-containing protein, whose protein sequence is MPEQEILVLVDENDNEIGTDTRENCHSGSGRRHRAYTVLLFHRSKLLLQQRSSKKLLWPGAWDVSYTSHVYPGESYQQASARKALQELDAKVGALEDVHSFVYFAPQGKNAENEFCRVMVGEFDGGVSPNPDEISAIRWASPKEVAAEVGSNPNSFTPWFRLSWEGFSRSPQSAKYGL, encoded by the coding sequence ATGCCCGAACAGGAGATACTCGTGCTGGTGGACGAGAACGACAACGAAATCGGGACCGACACGAGAGAGAACTGCCACAGCGGCTCGGGACGACGGCATAGGGCATACACGGTCCTCCTCTTCCACAGAAGCAAGCTCCTGCTCCAGCAGCGCAGTTCGAAGAAGCTCCTGTGGCCCGGAGCCTGGGACGTCTCCTACACCAGTCACGTCTATCCGGGGGAATCCTACCAGCAGGCCTCCGCAAGGAAGGCGCTCCAGGAGCTTGACGCGAAGGTGGGGGCCCTCGAGGACGTCCACTCCTTCGTCTACTTCGCCCCGCAAGGGAAGAACGCCGAGAACGAGTTCTGCAGGGTCATGGTGGGCGAGTTCGACGGCGGGGTCAGTCCGAACCCGGACGAGATCTCGGCGATAAGGTGGGCCTCCCCGAAGGAGGTCGCAGCCGAAGTCGGGTCGAACCCAAATTCCTTCACGCCCTGGTTCAGGCTCTCGTGGGAAGGTTTCTCGAGGAGTCCCCAGTCGGCAAAGTACGGCCTCTAG
- a CDS encoding heavy metal resistance protein CzcA: MIPARVVADEREKASGVPEELSKLNVRVYFSQLPVADYVLNPEIAVERKSVRDLVSSVYDSRIFSQAARISAAYAKPFLLVEGDSTEVEGLVKNVKSFYGAIANVTLAYGLRLLYTANPKETAAAISELLVHARAKPLATMPPELSPKGKSLHMQQVYLVSSLPGVGRRLAERLLSKYGTPRKIMSLTPGELAMTQGIGWKRAEKIKEALDAKFTKSPASIRDQTKLEE; encoded by the coding sequence ATGATACCGGCGAGGGTCGTGGCGGACGAGAGGGAGAAGGCGAGCGGCGTCCCTGAAGAGCTGTCGAAGCTGAACGTAAGGGTCTACTTCAGCCAGCTCCCAGTCGCCGATTACGTGCTCAACCCTGAGATCGCCGTGGAGCGAAAGTCGGTGAGGGACCTGGTCTCCTCGGTCTACGACTCGCGGATCTTCTCCCAGGCGGCCAGGATCTCGGCGGCCTACGCGAAGCCCTTCCTCCTCGTCGAAGGCGACTCCACGGAGGTCGAGGGCCTGGTCAAGAACGTGAAGTCGTTCTATGGCGCCATTGCAAACGTCACCCTCGCCTACGGGCTCAGGCTTCTGTACACCGCCAACCCAAAGGAGACGGCTGCCGCCATCTCCGAGCTGCTGGTGCATGCGAGGGCCAAGCCGCTCGCGACGATGCCGCCGGAGCTCTCACCAAAGGGCAAGAGCCTCCACATGCAGCAGGTCTATCTCGTGTCCTCGCTTCCAGGAGTTGGGAGGAGGCTGGCGGAGAGGCTACTCTCTAAGTACGGGACGCCCAGGAAGATAATGAGCCTGACGCCGGGCGAGCTCGCGATGACGCAGGGCATAGGATGGAAGAGGGCGGAGAAGATCAAGGAGGCCCTTGACGCGAAGTTTACAAAGAGCCCTGCGTCGATTCGCGACCAGACGAAGCTGGAAGAGTGA